A single region of the Drosophila miranda strain MSH22 chromosome 2, D.miranda_PacBio2.1, whole genome shotgun sequence genome encodes:
- the LOC108156670 gene encoding 26S proteasome non-ATPase regulatory subunit 1, giving the protein MSLTSAAGIISLLDEPMPDLKVFALKKLDNIVEEFWPEISESIEKIEMLHEDRGFPENKLAGMVASKVFYHLGSFEDALTYALGAGDLFDVNARNEYTETIIAKCIDFYIAQRVQFIESPKEATAVDERLEGIVNRMIQRCLDDNQFRQALGIALETRRMDIFTVAIMKSDDVRGMLAYAYNVTMSLIQNRGFRNEVLRCLVGLYKDLGVPDYVNMCQCLIFLEDPLAVAEMLDALTRSVVETNNLMAYQIAFDLYESATQEFLGNVLQALKDTAPLPTALPSTFKPQGTSSGDAAAKSDEDKAKPDEDITEEKEPEPKVERTIDSLNEVEKLHQNNIEKLISILSGEISIDLQLQFLIRSNHADLQVLRGTKEAVRVSICHTATVIANAFMHSGTTSDQFLRDNLDWLARATNWAKLTATASLGVIHRGHEKDSLALMQSYLPKEAGPSSGYSEGGALYALGLIHANHGANIIDYLLQQLKDAQNENVRHGGCLGLGLAGMGTHRQDLYEQLKFNLYQDDAVTGEAAGIAMGMVMLGSKNAQAIEDMVSYAQETQHEKILRGLAVGISLTMFSRLEEADPLVTSLSTDKDPVLRRSGMYTLAMAYNGTGSNKAIRKLLHVAVSDVNDDVRRAAVTAIGFILFRTPEQCPSVVSLLAESYNPHVRYGAAMALGIACAGTGLREAIALLEPMVKFDPVNFVRQGALIASAMILIQHTDQSCPKTTFFRQLYAEVISNKHEDVMAKYGAILAQGIIDAGGRNATLSLQSRTGHTNLQAVVGMLAFTQYWYWFPLAHTLSLAFTPTCVIGLNSDLKMPKMEFKSAAKPSLYAYPAPLEEKKSEEREKVATAVLSIAARQKRRENADKKEDDKMDVDEDSKEGATPAKKDDEKAEPAAKSDEKAAEEKPKKKDEKEKEKKKEDEKEKDKEAAGTSADKEKDKKDEKKEKKEPEPNFEILQNPARVLRQQLKVLSVIDNQTYEPLKEVTIGGIIVFQHSGKVEEQELVEPVAAFGPMNDEEKEPEPPEPFEYIED; this is encoded by the exons ACACGGAGACAATCATTGCCAAGTGCATTGATTTCTACATTGCCCAACGCGTCCAGTTCATTGAGAGCCCCAAGGAGGCCACCGCTGTAGATGAGCGCCTCGAGGGCATTGTGAATCGCATGATACAGCGCTGCCTGGACGACAACCAGTTCAGACAGGCTCTGGGCATTGCGCTGGAGACCCGCCGCATGGACATCTTTACGGTGGCCATCATGAAGTCTGACGACGTACGTGGCATGCTGGCCTATGCCTACAATGTGACAATGTCCCTGATACAGAATCGCGGCTTCCGCAACGAAGTACTGCGCTGTTTGGTCGGCCTTTATAAGGACCTGGGCGTGCCCGATTATGTCAACATGTGCCAGTGCTTGATATTCCTCGAGGATCCTCTGGCCGTAGCAGAGATGCTAGACGCTCTGACAAGATCCGTTGTGGAGACAAACAATCTGATGGCCTATCAGATTGCATTTGATCTGTACGAGTCGGCCACCCAAGAGTTTCTGGGCAACGTACTGCAGGCTCTCAAGGATACAGCACCGCTACCCACAGCCCTGCCCAGCACATTCAAGCCCCAGGGGACTAGCTCTGGCGATGCGGCGGCCAAGTCTGACGAAGATAAGGCCAAACCGGACGAAGATATTACGGAAGAAAAAGAAC CCGAGCCCAAGGTCGAGCGCACAATCGATTCCTTGAACGAAGTGGAGAAACTGCATCAGAACAATATTGAGAAGCTGATTTCCATTCTCTCCGGCGAGATCTCAATTGATCTGCAGCTGCAGTTCCTTATTCGCAGCAATCATGCCGATTTACAGGTGCTGCGCGGCACCAAGGAGGCTGTGCGCGTGTCCATCTGCCACACGGCCACAGTCATCGCCAATGCCTTCATGCACAGCGGCACAACCTCAGATCAATTCCTGCGCGACAACTTGGATTGGTTGGCGAGGGCGACCAACTGGGCCAAATTAACGGCCACCGCTTCGCTGGGAGTCATCCATCGGGGACACGAGAAGGATTCGCTGGCGCTGATGCAGAGCTACTTGCCCAAAGAGGCGGGTCCCAGTTCTGGCTACTCTGAGGGCGGCGCCCTCTATGCTCTGGGCCTCATACATGCCAATCACGGAGCCAATATCATTGACTACTTGTTGCAGCAGCTGAAGGATGCCCAGAACGAGAATGTGCGTCACGGCGGCTGCCTGGGCCTCGGTCTGGCTGGTATGGGAACCCACCGACAGGATCTGTACGAGCAGTTGAAGTTTAATTTGTATCAGGATGATGCTGTTACCGGCGAGGCGGCGGGCATTGCCATGGGCATGGTTATGCTGGGCTCCAAGAACGCTCAGGCCATCGAGGATATGGTGTCGTATGCGCAGGAAACGCAGCACGAGAAGATCCTTCGGGGTCTGGCTGTCGGCATATCGCTTACCATGTTCTCTCGCCTTGAGGAGGCCGATCCCCTCGTCACCAGTCTTTCCACCGACAAGGATCCCGTCCTGCGTCGCTCCGGCATGTACACCCTGGCCATGGCATACAACGGAACCGGGAGCAACAAAGCCATCCGCAAACTCCTGCACGTGGCCGTCTCCGATGTCAACGATGATGTCCGACGGGCTGCCGTCACCGCCATTGGCTTCATACTGTTCCGCACACCGGAACAGTGCCCTTCGGTGGTCAGCCTGCTGGCCGAGTCCTACAACCCGCACGTACGCTACGGAGCAGCGATGGCCTTGGGCATTGCCTGCGCCGGCACTGGACTGCGCGAAGCCATTGCTTTGCTGGAGCCGATGGTCAAATTCGATCCCGTGAACTTTGTGCGCCAGGGAGCATTGATTGCCTCGGCCATGATCCTGATACAGCACACGGACCAGAGCTGCCCCAAGACCACCTTCTTCCGCCAGCTGTATGCGGAGGTCATTAGCAACAAACACGAGGATGTAATGGCCAAATACGGCGCTATCTTGGCACAAG GTATCATTGATGCCGGCGGACGGAACGCCACGCTCTCGCTGCAATCACGGACCGGACACACCAATCTGCAGGCTGTCGTCGGAATGCTGGCCTTCACTCAGTACTGGTACTGGTTCCCCCTGGCTCACACTCTGTCGCTGGCCTTCACGCCGACGTGTGTGATTGGTCTGAACTCGGACCTGAAGATGCCCAAAATGGAGTTCAAGTCGGCTGCCAAGCCATCGCTGTACGCCTACCCTGCCCCGCTGGAGGAGAAGAAGAGCGAGGAGCGAGAGAAGGTGGCAACGGCAGTGCTCTCGATTGCCGCCAGACAGAAGCGTCGCGAGAATGCCGACAAGAAGGAAGACGACAAAATGGACGTGGATGAGGACAGCAAGGAGGGTGCGACTCCAGCCAAGAAGGATGATGAGAAGGCCGAGCCGGCGGCCAAGTCGGATGAGAAGGCAGCGGAGGAGAAACCCAAGAAGAAGGAcgagaaggagaaggaaaagaaaaaggaggatgagaaggagaaggacaAAGAAGCGGCCGGCACAAGCGCTGACAAAGAGAAGGACAAGAAAGATGAGAAGAAGGAAAAGAAAGAGCCGGAACCGAATTTCGAAATCCTCCAGAATCCCGCACGCGTCCTGCGTCAACAGTTGAAGGTCCTGAGCGTCATCGACAACCAGACCTACGAGCCCCTCAAGGAGGTCACCATTGGCGGCATCATTGTATTCCAGCACAGCGGCAAGGTTGAGGAACAGGAACTCGTCGAACCCGTGGCCGCCTTCGGTCCAATGAACGATGAGGAGAAGGAGCCCGAGCCACCAGAGCCCTTCGAATACATTGAAGACTAA
- the LOC108157579 gene encoding probable maleylacetoacetate isomerase 2 isoform X1, protein MVISETRPDIESPIRSKSGNSKLLSISWWFKPLLVNRLGSQKHLYSSTWCALALNGFKINYSKYHHNAMSLSAIAKPILYSYWRSSCSWRVRIAMNLKEIPYDIKPISLIKSGGEQHCNEYREVNPMEQVPALQIDGHTLIESVAIMHYLEETRPQRPLLPQDVHKRAKVREIVEIICSGIQPLQNLIVLIHVGEEKKKEWAQHWITRGFRAVEKALSTSAGKYCVGDEISMADCCLVPQVFNARRFHVDLRPYPIILRIDRELESNPAFRAAHPSNQPDCPPELPNK, encoded by the exons ATGGTGATTAGTGAAACGCGGCCCGATATAGAGAGTCCGATCCGATCCAAGAGCGGAAACAGTAAACTCTTGTCAATTTCGTGGTGGTTTAAGCCGCTTTTAGTGAACCGGCTCGGATCACAGAAACATTTGTACTCGTCCACCTGGTGTGCGTTGGCACTGAACGGCTTCAAAATTAACTACTCAAAGTATCACCACAACGCTATGTCCCTATCGGCCATAGCAAAG CCAATACTCTACTCGTATTGGCGCAGCTCGTGCTCCTGGCGCGTGCGCATTGCGATGAATCTCAAGGAGATACCCTACGACATCAAGCCGATCAGCCTGATCAAGTCCGGTGGAGAGCAGCATTGCAACGAGTATCGCGAGGTCAATCCCATGGAGCAGGTTCCGGCCCTACAGATCG ATGGACACACCCTCATCGAATCGGTGGCCATTATGCACTACCTCGAGGAGACGCGTCCCCAGCGACCCCTACTGCCACAGGACGTCCACAAGCGGGCCAAGGTGCGCGAAATCGTGGAGATCATCTGCTCGGGCATCCAGCCGCTGCAGAATCTGATTGTCCTGATACACGTGGGCGAGGAGAAGAAGAAGGAGTGGGCCCAGCACTGGATAACACGTGGTTTCAGGGCGGTGGAGAAGGCCCTCTCCACCTCCGCCGGAAAGTACTGTGTGGGGGATGAGATCTCGATGGCTGACTGCTGCCTCGTACCGCAGGTGTTCAACGCCAGAAG ATTCCATGTGGACTTACGCCCGTATCCCATTATTCTGCGCATCGATCGCGAGCTGGAGAGCAATCCGGCCTTTCGGGCAGCCCACCCCTCGAATCAACCGGACTGTCCGCCGGAGCTGCCCAATAAATAG
- the LOC108157579 gene encoding probable maleylacetoacetate isomerase 2 isoform X2: MNHPILYSYWRSSCSWRVRIAMNLKEIPYDIKPISLIKSGGEQHCNEYREVNPMEQVPALQIDGHTLIESVAIMHYLEETRPQRPLLPQDVHKRAKVREIVEIICSGIQPLQNLIVLIHVGEEKKKEWAQHWITRGFRAVEKALSTSAGKYCVGDEISMADCCLVPQVFNARRFHVDLRPYPIILRIDRELESNPAFRAAHPSNQPDCPPELPNK, encoded by the exons ATGAATCAT CCAATACTCTACTCGTATTGGCGCAGCTCGTGCTCCTGGCGCGTGCGCATTGCGATGAATCTCAAGGAGATACCCTACGACATCAAGCCGATCAGCCTGATCAAGTCCGGTGGAGAGCAGCATTGCAACGAGTATCGCGAGGTCAATCCCATGGAGCAGGTTCCGGCCCTACAGATCG ATGGACACACCCTCATCGAATCGGTGGCCATTATGCACTACCTCGAGGAGACGCGTCCCCAGCGACCCCTACTGCCACAGGACGTCCACAAGCGGGCCAAGGTGCGCGAAATCGTGGAGATCATCTGCTCGGGCATCCAGCCGCTGCAGAATCTGATTGTCCTGATACACGTGGGCGAGGAGAAGAAGAAGGAGTGGGCCCAGCACTGGATAACACGTGGTTTCAGGGCGGTGGAGAAGGCCCTCTCCACCTCCGCCGGAAAGTACTGTGTGGGGGATGAGATCTCGATGGCTGACTGCTGCCTCGTACCGCAGGTGTTCAACGCCAGAAG ATTCCATGTGGACTTACGCCCGTATCCCATTATTCTGCGCATCGATCGCGAGCTGGAGAGCAATCCGGCCTTTCGGGCAGCCCACCCCTCGAATCAACCGGACTGTCCGCCGGAGCTGCCCAATAAATAG
- the LOC108157736 gene encoding probable maleylacetoacetate isomerase 1, with product MTALRLLAHKGLQRVQFFRPPLSASIASSSVPKMETTVADEPRLILYATWLSSCSWRVRIALTLKQIPYDVQATSLLQVGEDHAYTDKYREVNPMQTVPSLQIDGHSLCDSVAIMHYLEETRPKIPLLPQDVMKRAKVREIVELICSAIQPLQNRLVLEHVGKEKSLVWAQHWIARGFQGLDRVLAGSAGKYCVGDELSMADVCLVPQVFNARMYKVDLSPYPNIVRLDHKLQSLPAFKSSHPHQQPDCPPKFAGK from the exons ATGACAGCGCTGAGATTATTGGCCCACAAGGGTTTGCAACGTGTTCAGTTCTTTAGGCCACCACTTAGTGCTAGTATTGCTTCCAGCTCTGTGCCCAAGATGGAGACAACCGTTGCGGACGAACCCCGACTCATACTCTACGCCACTTGGTTAAGCTCGTGCTCCTGGCGTGTTCGCATTGCGTTGACCCTCAAACAGATCCCCTATGATGTCCAAGCAACCAGTTTACTCCAGGTCGGCGAAGATCATGCctataccgacaagtatcgtgAAGTGAATCCCATGCAGACAGTTCCATCGCTTCAAATCG ATGGACACTCTTTGTGCGACTCGGTGGCTATTATGCACTACCTGGAGGAGACGCGGCCTAAGATCCCATTGCTGCCACAGGATGTCATGAAACGCGCCAAGGTCCGTGAGATCGTAGAGCTCATTTGCTCGGCCATTCAGCCCCTGCAGAATCGCTTGGTCCTGGAGCATGTGGGCAAGGAGAAAAGCCTCGTGTGGGCACAGCATTGGATAGCTCGCGGATTTCAGGGCCTCGATCGCGTGCTCGCCGGATCCGCTGGAAAGTATTGTGTGGGCGATGAACTATCCATGGCGGATGTATGCCTCGTGCCGCAGGTCTTCAATGCCCGAAT GTACAAAGTGGACCTGAGCCCATACCCGAACATCGTTCGCCTGGATCATAAGCTACAGAGCCTGCCAGCCTTCAAAAGCAGCCATCCTCATCAACAGCCCGACTGTCCACCGAAATTTGCTGGCAAATAG